In Candidatus Nomurabacteria bacterium, the following proteins share a genomic window:
- a CDS encoding DNA polymerase IV, translating to MTWGTSILWPKAILHIDGDSFFAACEVAKKPHLKGKPVVTGQERGIVSAATYEAKALGVKRGMSLSEVRRLYPEVIFLPSDFETYHLFSRRMYEIVRRYTPAVEEYSIDECFADLGGMQRVNKMSYEKMAERIKYELELELGITFSVGLAPTKVLAKIGSKWQKPSGLTLIPMIEANNFLIKTPIESVWGIGGSTAAFLSKYQIRTAQDFVNLSQGWVEQNLAKPIVEVWRELRGQAVYKVDAAGRQSYQSLSKTKTFTPPSTDFDYVFSQLSRNIENACLKARSWNLVTETIFFFLKTQDFKYHGCEIKLPYPTAVPQEIISAIKPYYQKIFRDNVRYRATGVTLMKLQSGLETQLDLFGAVTKSEGLTKIFSSVDEISARYGRHTVFLGSSLLAKNERKWGSEAKEPAKNNDLFKGGMPKRRLNIPMLGEIG from the coding sequence ATGACCTGGGGAACTTCAATTTTGTGGCCAAAAGCCATCCTTCATATTGACGGAGATTCATTTTTTGCGGCTTGTGAAGTGGCCAAAAAACCTCACTTAAAGGGAAAGCCGGTTGTTACCGGCCAAGAGAGAGGAATTGTCTCAGCCGCTACTTATGAAGCAAAGGCTCTTGGGGTTAAGCGGGGGATGAGCTTATCTGAAGTTAGGAGACTTTACCCGGAAGTGATTTTTTTACCGTCTGATTTTGAAACCTACCATCTATTTTCTCGGCGAATGTATGAGATTGTCAGGCGTTATACACCAGCAGTAGAAGAATATAGTATCGACGAGTGTTTTGCTGACTTGGGTGGAATGCAGCGGGTAAACAAAATGTCGTATGAGAAGATGGCAGAGCGAATCAAGTATGAACTTGAGCTGGAGTTAGGAATAACTTTTTCGGTTGGCTTGGCTCCGACTAAGGTTTTGGCCAAGATTGGTTCAAAGTGGCAGAAGCCATCTGGTTTAACTCTGATTCCGATGATTGAAGCTAATAATTTTTTGATTAAAACACCAATTGAGAGTGTTTGGGGGATTGGTGGTAGTACAGCAGCTTTTCTTTCAAAATACCAAATAAGAACGGCCCAAGATTTTGTTAACCTTAGTCAAGGTTGGGTGGAACAAAATTTAGCTAAGCCGATTGTAGAGGTCTGGCGGGAGTTGCGGGGGCAGGCAGTTTACAAAGTCGATGCTGCCGGTAGGCAAAGTTACCAGTCGCTCAGTAAGACAAAAACTTTTACACCACCGTCGACGGATTTTGATTACGTATTTTCCCAGTTGTCTAGAAATATCGAAAATGCTTGCCTTAAGGCTAGGTCTTGGAACTTGGTTACCGAAACAATTTTCTTTTTTCTTAAGACTCAGGATTTTAAATATCACGGTTGTGAGATAAAATTACCTTATCCGACAGCGGTTCCGCAAGAGATTATCTCGGCAATAAAGCCTTATTACCAAAAAATTTTTAGGGATAACGTGCGATATCGAGCCACTGGTGTAACTTTAATGAAGTTGCAAAGTGGTTTAGAAACTCAATTAGACTTATTCGGAGCTGTTACAAAATCTGAGGGTTTAACGAAAATATTTTCCAGTGTCGATGAAATATCAGCTCGTTATGGTAGACATACGGTTTTCTTAGGTTCTAGTTTGTTAGCTAAAAACGAGAGAAAATGGGGGAGTGAAGCAAAAGAACCGGCTAAGAATAATGATCTATTTAAAGGGGGGATGCCTAAACGACGATTAAATATACCGATGCTCGGTGAGATTGGCTAA
- a CDS encoding multicopper oxidase family protein, with amino-acid sequence MKYALIFIGIAILVLAAVIGYGTYNESDDVYPHGTMMGGNYDYNREGGDLTKLLDDTVPLVKPTEVVELKDGDTFDLTASIVKREVGNRMIKRLAYNGQIPGPIIKVEKGAKVTVNFKNEIDMETALHSHGLRGDYRFDGATPLSQKPIPVGETFTYELEFPDAGIYWYHPHVREDYQQELGLYGNMVVTELGYWNEVGQEEYLILDDFLKGGEFSSESVTHTMMGRFGNTLLINDRSDYSLEVEKGKVTRLYLTNVANTRTFDVTLLGAEVKLVGGDNGRIEHEKMVDDVIIAPAERYVLEVLYSKAGTYQIVHQGKKIGTVIVRDGGDGEIVPFEKLRSNDDYLTIRQSMSDWLSKDPDKKLRLDIEVAGDMVGMMTASDDEHGDDAMREHCRMMPDMPGCESYLEDDDHSGGHNDGIEWEDNMLMMNSMSTDKNTKWVIEDQETGKKNSDISWNFEAGQMVKVSIYNDEKGLHPMQHPIHFHGQRFVVLAVDGKANDNLQWKDTVLIPKGQTVDILVDMSNKGEWLAHCHIAEHMHAGMMFDLIVE; translated from the coding sequence ATGAAATACGCATTAATTTTTATCGGTATAGCAATATTAGTGTTGGCTGCTGTGATTGGGTACGGTACATACAACGAATCAGACGATGTTTATCCGCACGGCACGATGATGGGTGGTAATTATGATTACAATCGTGAGGGCGGTGATTTGACCAAGCTTTTAGACGACACTGTACCTTTGGTTAAACCAACTGAAGTAGTTGAACTCAAAGATGGTGATACTTTTGATCTGACAGCTTCAATTGTGAAACGGGAGGTGGGAAATCGAATGATAAAAAGGTTAGCTTACAACGGTCAGATACCTGGTCCAATTATAAAAGTTGAGAAGGGGGCAAAGGTAACTGTAAATTTTAAGAATGAAATTGATATGGAAACAGCACTTCATTCACACGGTTTACGGGGAGACTACCGGTTTGACGGGGCCACTCCTTTGAGTCAAAAGCCAATTCCGGTTGGTGAAACTTTTACCTATGAACTTGAGTTTCCTGACGCTGGTATCTATTGGTATCATCCGCATGTGCGTGAAGATTATCAGCAAGAGCTGGGACTTTACGGCAACATGGTGGTGACGGAGCTGGGGTACTGGAACGAGGTTGGACAAGAAGAATATTTAATTCTAGATGATTTTCTAAAGGGAGGAGAATTTAGTTCAGAAAGTGTAACTCATACCATGATGGGCCGGTTTGGTAACACTTTATTGATTAATGACCGTTCTGACTATTCTTTAGAGGTAGAAAAAGGTAAGGTTACAAGATTGTATTTGACAAACGTTGCTAACACACGAACTTTCGACGTTACCTTACTGGGGGCTGAGGTAAAGTTGGTGGGAGGCGATAATGGTCGAATTGAACACGAAAAAATGGTTGACGATGTGATTATTGCTCCAGCTGAGCGCTATGTGTTGGAAGTCTTGTATTCAAAAGCTGGAACTTACCAAATTGTTCATCAAGGTAAAAAGATCGGTACAGTAATAGTTAGGGACGGAGGAGATGGTGAAATCGTACCGTTTGAGAAACTTCGTTCGAATGATGATTATCTAACTATTCGTCAGAGTATGTCTGATTGGTTAAGTAAAGATCCTGATAAGAAATTGAGATTAGATATAGAAGTGGCTGGTGATATGGTCGGTATGATGACTGCTTCTGATGATGAACATGGTGATGATGCAATGCGTGAACATTGTCGAATGATGCCGGATATGCCGGGCTGTGAATCATATTTGGAAGATGATGATCATAGCGGTGGTCATAATGACGGAATTGAGTGGGAAGATAACATGCTCATGATGAATAGCATGAGTACTGATAAAAATACTAAGTGGGTAATTGAAGATCAGGAGACGGGTAAGAAAAATAGTGATATCAGTTGGAATTTTGAAGCTGGACAGATGGTTAAAGTTTCTATTTACAACGATGAAAAAGGTTTACATCCGATGCAGCACCCAATTCACTTTCACGGACAGAGATTTGTAGTTTTGGCGGTTGATGGTAAAGCTAATGATAACTTACAGTGGAAAGATACGGTTTTGATCCCAAAAGGACAGACAGTGGACATTTTGGTTGATATGAGCAATAAAGGAGAGTGGCTGGCACACTGCCACATTGCTGAGCATATGCATGCTGGGATGATGTTTGATTTAATTGTTGAATAA
- the rlmB gene encoding 23S rRNA (guanosine(2251)-2'-O)-methyltransferase RlmB codes for MKIEYEYIYGKHAVFEALDRRPDIVGQVFLDENFSDQKIINQIEKLELTPKLLNLKNPPRGISAKASHQGVVVGIVPDRLLVSYKKFVSELEVSSDTALLILGEVQDPHNVGAVIRSAAAFGLAGVLIPPHNQAPVTGTVIKVSAGMAFRIPLVTISNVNSVSRDLQKRGFWVYGLDGEGTVTTTTETYEKPTAFILGNEGSGLRQKTKELCDDIVSVPIHGRCESLNAAAATAVVLASWSAKHPSALIEKI; via the coding sequence ATGAAAATTGAGTATGAGTATATATATGGTAAACACGCTGTCTTTGAGGCATTAGACAGGCGTCCGGATATTGTTGGGCAGGTTTTTTTAGATGAGAATTTTTCTGACCAGAAAATAATTAACCAGATTGAAAAATTAGAGCTGACGCCTAAACTGTTAAACCTTAAAAACCCACCACGTGGGATATCAGCCAAGGCTAGTCACCAAGGGGTGGTGGTGGGTATCGTGCCTGATCGCTTATTGGTATCATATAAAAAATTTGTTTCTGAGCTTGAAGTTTCTTCGGACACAGCTTTGCTGATTTTGGGTGAAGTTCAAGATCCTCATAACGTGGGGGCAGTTATTAGATCAGCGGCTGCCTTCGGTTTGGCTGGGGTTTTAATTCCTCCACATAATCAGGCTCCAGTTACTGGTACAGTTATAAAGGTCTCGGCTGGTATGGCTTTTCGAATTCCACTGGTTACAATCAGTAATGTGAACAGTGTGTCTCGTGATCTACAAAAGCGCGGTTTTTGGGTCTATGGACTTGACGGTGAGGGAACGGTAACAACTACTACCGAAACTTACGAAAAACCAACTGCTTTTATTTTGGGTAACGAAGGATCCGGACTCCGACAAAAGACCAAGGAATTATGTGATGACATAGTTTCTGTACCAATTCACGGGCGTTGTGAATCACTAAATGCTGCAGCGGCAACTGCTGTAGTGCTGGCCTCGTGGAGTGCCAAACACCCTAGCGCACTGATTGAAAAAATATGA
- the lexA gene encoding repressor LexA, which translates to MKDYKTKLSSFYNQHQRMPTYSELMSLLGYKSKGAVRYLVDKLVTGDLLAKDKITGRLVPGKKFLADEKVPLLGLVEAGFPSPAEEEVQDTISFDEYLLPNKESTYILKVKGDSMIEAGIRDGDMVVVERRGGYKPGQIVVASVDGEYTLKYLRKKDNLLYLEPANKNYKPIYAKETLTVDAVVTAVVRKYL; encoded by the coding sequence ATGAAAGATTACAAAACTAAACTCTCAAGTTTTTATAATCAACATCAGCGGATGCCAACTTATAGTGAGCTCATGAGTTTGTTGGGTTATAAAAGTAAAGGGGCGGTGCGCTACTTGGTGGACAAGTTGGTCACTGGTGACTTACTGGCTAAGGATAAAATTACTGGTCGACTAGTACCGGGTAAGAAGTTTTTAGCTGATGAAAAAGTACCTCTCTTGGGCTTGGTCGAGGCTGGGTTTCCGTCTCCAGCTGAAGAAGAGGTGCAAGACACAATTAGCTTTGATGAATATTTGCTTCCTAACAAAGAGTCTACTTATATCCTAAAGGTGAAAGGTGACTCCATGATTGAGGCCGGTATTCGTGATGGGGATATGGTGGTGGTAGAAAGGAGGGGTGGTTATAAACCCGGGCAGATTGTGGTTGCTTCAGTTGATGGTGAGTATACTCTTAAGTATTTACGTAAGAAGGATAATCTTCTTTATCTAGAACCAGCCAACAAAAACTATAAGCCAATTTATGCCAAGGAAACCTTAACTGTCGATGCGGTGGTAACAGCGGTGGTTCGTAAATATTTATGA
- a CDS encoding response regulator: MQKTVLIIEDEADVREAMADAVSEAGFQVNVANNGEAGLKMAIEKKPDLILLDIIMPVMDGHETLKRLRRDPWGRNAKVIVLTAMDDVTNVASAHTSDITDYIIKTQSSLEDIVKKVRLELV, from the coding sequence ATGCAAAAAACAGTACTGATTATAGAGGATGAAGCTGACGTTCGTGAAGCGATGGCTGATGCTGTAAGTGAAGCCGGTTTTCAAGTCAACGTGGCTAATAACGGTGAAGCTGGTTTAAAAATGGCAATTGAAAAAAAACCCGACCTGATTCTTCTTGATATAATCATGCCGGTAATGGACGGCCACGAAACTCTAAAAAGACTTCGTCGAGACCCTTGGGGTCGCAACGCTAAAGTTATAGTATTAACTGCTATGGACGATGTCACAAATGTCGCCTCGGCTCACACAAGCGATATCACGGACTACATTATAAAAACCCAAAGTAGCCTTGAAGATATCGTAAAGAAAGTCAGACTGGAATTGGTGTAA
- a CDS encoding SurA N-terminal domain-containing protein has protein sequence MEEDKKRVEEEVSTGETRVDETPVAGSEDKADSSSVTKASSKGKGILISTIIAVIVLAIGLVFMLERDGRINTGLFTGVISYLDAREPVAKVNGAVIPKSDLDSGVQQLVEMAKLQGIEADEAAIAEFRSQAIETLVNGELLRQEAVEKGMTASVEDIDARYSEIEDGVGGAETLGVKMAEFGITEESLRRDIENEILIQALFDTVVNKDEIEVTEDEITDFYNQSGGLEAGLPEIDEVKDQIVDQLKFNKEQEVIGTYIDDLREGAEIEILI, from the coding sequence ATGGAAGAAGATAAAAAAAGAGTAGAAGAAGAGGTGTCGACTGGTGAAACCAGAGTTGATGAGACTCCGGTTGCTGGTTCAGAAGATAAGGCTGATTCTAGTTCGGTAACTAAAGCCAGCTCTAAGGGTAAGGGTATTTTGATATCCACGATTATTGCGGTAATTGTATTGGCTATTGGCTTAGTTTTTATGTTGGAGCGTGACGGTCGGATAAACACTGGTTTATTTACTGGTGTAATTTCTTACCTAGATGCTAGAGAACCGGTCGCTAAAGTTAATGGTGCAGTTATTCCTAAAAGTGATTTAGATAGTGGGGTACAACAGTTGGTGGAGATGGCTAAGTTGCAGGGAATAGAAGCAGACGAGGCAGCTATAGCTGAATTTCGTTCTCAAGCAATTGAAACCTTGGTTAACGGAGAACTTTTGCGTCAGGAGGCGGTAGAAAAAGGAATGACAGCTAGTGTTGAAGATATTGATGCAAGGTATAGTGAGATTGAAGATGGGGTTGGGGGTGCTGAAACTCTTGGCGTTAAAATGGCAGAATTCGGAATTACGGAAGAAAGTTTAAGACGCGATATTGAAAATGAGATTTTAATTCAGGCGTTGTTCGATACTGTTGTTAATAAAGATGAAATAGAGGTAACCGAAGATGAAATAACTGATTTCTACAATCAGTCAGGTGGTCTAGAAGCTGGCTTACCTGAGATTGATGAGGTTAAAGATCAGATAGTTGATCAGCTTAAGTTCAATAAGGAGCAAGAAGTGATCGGTACTTATATTGACGATTTGCGTGAAGGGGCTGAAATTGAGATTTTGATTTAA
- a CDS encoding PAS domain S-box protein, giving the protein MKLADIFELILIVLIPLVLPIVWWFILPGESSGAVFMTVFVVQIILTFSLYLLTRRNIRVTSAEIAVYKSDANEQFNSIYERSPIPYVTINQTGEIIMFNPAAVNFFESSTDSIVGLNFFDLLLDEQPDNLSVVKGKVDSGVTVNDEELQIHTTAGNIKWASLSVYPYEVKDQRLVSIQDITEQKIVDAAKSEFVALATHQLRTPISAIRFNVELLQNKMKGTLTEDQTKYINKIDRNIVRMIALINDFLSVSKLEMGTFATSLQPIDMTQFLDSIVDEYIEKITDKNIKMSRHDIPASLSYNSDLRLLHIIVSNLMSNSVKYTRASGEITLSYELHDNKTIVIVVTDNGIGIPSNEIDNLFSKFYRASNAQAQNTEGTGLGLYIVKLSVEKLGGKIEVASDTEVGTTFTVTLPY; this is encoded by the coding sequence ATGAAGCTGGCTGATATTTTTGAACTCATACTAATAGTCTTGATACCTTTGGTCCTACCGATTGTCTGGTGGTTTATTTTGCCTGGAGAATCGTCGGGAGCTGTATTCATGACTGTATTTGTAGTACAAATTATTTTGACTTTTTCACTCTATCTACTTACGCGCAGAAACATACGTGTAACCTCAGCTGAGATAGCTGTCTATAAGAGTGACGCTAATGAACAATTTAATTCTATCTATGAGCGCAGTCCTATACCGTATGTCACCATCAATCAGACTGGTGAAATTATCATGTTTAATCCAGCTGCCGTAAATTTCTTTGAGAGCTCGACCGACTCAATTGTTGGACTCAATTTTTTTGACTTATTACTTGATGAACAGCCGGATAACTTATCGGTAGTAAAAGGCAAGGTTGATTCTGGTGTTACGGTAAATGATGAGGAATTGCAAATCCATACCACGGCCGGCAATATAAAATGGGCTTCATTATCCGTGTATCCATATGAAGTTAAGGATCAGAGACTGGTTTCAATCCAAGATATTACCGAGCAGAAAATTGTTGATGCGGCCAAATCAGAGTTTGTGGCTTTAGCCACTCACCAACTTCGGACTCCAATCTCTGCTATTCGTTTTAACGTTGAATTATTGCAGAATAAGATGAAAGGAACTCTAACTGAAGATCAGACAAAGTACATAAATAAAATAGACCGTAATATTGTCCGGATGATCGCCTTGATCAACGATTTTCTTAGTGTGTCGAAACTTGAAATGGGAACCTTTGCTACGAGTTTACAGCCAATTGATATGACTCAATTTCTAGATTCCATCGTGGATGAATATATTGAAAAGATTACTGATAAGAACATAAAGATGAGTCGTCATGACATACCGGCCAGTTTGTCTTATAACTCTGATTTAAGACTATTGCATATTATAGTTAGTAACTTGATGTCAAACTCGGTTAAGTACACAAGAGCTAGTGGTGAGATAACTCTAAGTTATGAATTGCATGACAACAAGACCATAGTGATAGTGGTGACTGATAATGGTATTGGTATACCAAGTAACGAAATCGATAATTTGTTTAGCAAATTCTATCGGGCCAGCAACGCGCAAGCTCAAAATACCGAGGGTACAGGGTTGGGCCTCTATATTGTGAAGTTGTCGGTTGAGAAACTGGGTGGAAAGATAGAGGTGGCGTCTGATACTGAAGTAGGGACTACCTTCACTGTTACCTTACCTTATTAG
- a CDS encoding magnesium transporter, producing the protein MTKDLEKMVRKISRDPAERVALLRSLSLGEQSAVFQELSPHVQQTLLSQLRITEIVDIIDHLDPRQAENILPRVKNDKQRLKIIKKIKTEAREKIEFFLRFHPKATMSLISFNYVLLPSKARINEAADAIEEHYHDTGKFPEVLIHDNGQLVGEVPMSTLVRYRNGSTLKKYITPVQTITYQAEVAQVIDILTESKRKKVVVLDNDQSVLGVIYADEALELFGKLPAESLYNVSGVDENERPFDTVWRKFKNRYKWLILNLATAFLAGSMISLFQDTLATLVILAIYIPIVAGMGGNAASQTFAVMLRGITLGTISLRNGMPAIWREVGAGFLNGILIGSIVAVISVVWNNDPLLGVVVGLSMVGAHLIAGFFGAFVPLLLKHLGKDPAATSTIFISTATDVFGLFILLGLGTMILL; encoded by the coding sequence ATGACAAAAGATTTGGAAAAGATGGTTAGAAAAATTTCTAGAGATCCAGCTGAGCGCGTGGCCCTTTTGAGGTCGCTTTCTTTAGGAGAGCAGAGTGCTGTGTTTCAGGAACTGTCACCACACGTGCAACAGACCTTACTAAGTCAATTACGGATAACTGAAATAGTCGATATCATCGATCATTTGGATCCACGTCAAGCAGAAAATATTTTGCCGAGAGTTAAGAATGACAAACAGCGGTTGAAAATAATAAAGAAAATCAAAACTGAAGCTAGAGAAAAAATAGAATTCTTTTTACGCTTTCATCCAAAGGCGACAATGTCGCTCATTAGTTTTAACTATGTCCTACTACCGAGCAAGGCCAGAATCAATGAAGCGGCAGACGCGATTGAGGAACATTATCACGATACCGGTAAATTCCCAGAAGTCTTGATACACGATAATGGACAGTTGGTTGGTGAAGTTCCGATGTCTACCTTGGTGAGGTATCGCAACGGTTCAACTCTGAAAAAATATATCACACCAGTACAGACCATCACTTATCAGGCTGAGGTGGCCCAGGTTATTGATATTTTGACCGAATCAAAGCGTAAAAAGGTAGTTGTTCTTGATAATGATCAGAGTGTATTGGGGGTTATTTATGCTGATGAAGCATTGGAATTATTTGGAAAGTTGCCAGCTGAGTCCCTTTATAATGTTAGTGGTGTTGATGAAAATGAGCGGCCTTTTGATACGGTGTGGCGCAAGTTTAAAAATCGTTATAAATGGTTGATTTTAAACTTGGCCACCGCTTTTTTGGCTGGTTCTATGATTTCTTTGTTTCAGGATACTTTAGCCACTTTGGTCATTTTGGCTATTTATATTCCGATTGTGGCCGGTATGGGAGGTAATGCAGCTAGTCAAACTTTTGCGGTGATGTTGCGTGGGATAACTCTTGGGACTATATCTTTAAGAAATGGTATGCCGGCTATTTGGCGAGAGGTGGGTGCGGGATTTTTAAACGGTATTCTGATTGGTTCGATAGTGGCGGTGATTTCGGTGGTTTGGAATAACGACCCTCTTTTAGGGGTGGTGGTTGGGCTTAGTATGGTTGGGGCACATCTCATCGCTGGTTTCTTTGGAGCCTTTGTGCCACTATTACTAAAACATTTAGGTAAAGATCCGGCTGCCACTTCTACTATTTTTATTTCCACGGCTACCGACGTCTTTGGATTGTTTATTCTCTTGGGACTAGGAACAATGATCTTGTTGTAG
- a CDS encoding DUF2207 domain-containing protein, which produces MLRYLFLFLVIFFANTNLVQAESIKNFAAEYVVQKDGTVEVVETIAYDFESSSRHGIYRDLDKKHAQPPTEWYKTRWVEIDILSVLRDGLNEPYVVSDSNTMLNIKIGDPDRTITGLHTYKITYRLIGALSYGGDGAEFYWNVTGNNWSVPISQATALVQGESLGILTDQSACYQGLLGSSSSCDVNERRIDGSVFFKASSLGVGYGLTVATELDPTTVAFLTTEKTSYFPLVLLLVTLWLIFFSYKVYRFRTQAKTKLPVIAQYEPYENYLPMYTGVLYDGRLDPRDITAGILYLAEQGFIKIRKTEKKVMLLFTVDDYEIVLMRPLSEIPTKFLRELSGLLFAEHDAPPASVMLSGLAKNRTENYKLVQSLNSSLKKDVIKAGFKIKSWPSFGWLLIIAPIVIFAVFIWLGMVEEGIFLAFYALIPTIILIVLLLSARLTRKGYEVENYLDGFRLFLSVTNKERFDFHNAPEKSPELFMKYLPYAVALGVEKKWSKVFEGITIPQPDWYEGDHIGTFSATELTSDIAAFSSAFTANTSSGTSGSSGGGFSGGGGGGGGGGSW; this is translated from the coding sequence ATGTTACGTTACTTATTTTTATTTTTGGTTATCTTTTTTGCTAACACAAATTTAGTGCAAGCTGAATCAATTAAAAATTTTGCCGCTGAGTATGTAGTACAAAAAGATGGGACAGTGGAGGTAGTTGAAACTATCGCTTATGATTTTGAGTCGTCCAGTCGGCATGGAATTTATAGGGACTTGGACAAAAAACACGCCCAACCACCGACTGAGTGGTATAAGACACGCTGGGTTGAAATTGATATTCTATCTGTTTTAAGGGACGGTTTAAATGAACCATATGTCGTTAGTGACTCCAACACCATGTTAAACATAAAGATTGGTGATCCCGATAGGACCATTACCGGTTTGCATACCTACAAAATCACATATCGGCTAATTGGAGCACTCTCTTACGGTGGTGACGGGGCCGAATTTTATTGGAACGTTACTGGTAACAACTGGTCGGTACCGATTAGTCAGGCGACAGCTTTGGTTCAAGGCGAGTCCTTGGGAATTTTGACTGACCAAAGTGCCTGTTATCAAGGACTATTAGGTAGTTCAAGCAGTTGTGATGTTAACGAGCGTAGAATAGATGGATCGGTCTTTTTTAAAGCTAGTTCATTAGGAGTCGGTTACGGCTTGACGGTGGCGACCGAGCTTGATCCGACCACTGTAGCTTTTTTGACCACGGAAAAGACATCATATTTCCCGCTCGTTCTTCTCCTGGTTACATTGTGGCTGATTTTCTTTAGCTATAAGGTTTATCGGTTTAGGACACAAGCCAAGACTAAGTTGCCGGTTATTGCCCAATATGAACCGTACGAAAATTACCTACCAATGTACACTGGCGTTTTATATGACGGCCGGTTGGATCCTAGAGATATCACTGCTGGAATCTTATATTTAGCAGAACAGGGTTTTATTAAGATCCGTAAAACAGAAAAGAAGGTCATGTTACTGTTTACTGTCGATGATTATGAAATAGTCCTAATGCGGCCGCTTTCGGAGATACCAACTAAGTTCTTGAGAGAATTATCCGGACTCTTGTTTGCTGAACATGATGCACCGCCGGCATCTGTGATGTTGTCTGGTTTGGCCAAGAACCGGACTGAAAATTATAAACTAGTCCAGAGTCTCAACTCCAGTTTAAAGAAAGATGTAATCAAGGCTGGATTTAAAATAAAAAGTTGGCCGTCATTTGGTTGGCTGCTCATAATTGCTCCGATTGTTATTTTTGCTGTTTTTATTTGGCTTGGCATGGTTGAGGAGGGAATTTTCTTGGCTTTTTATGCTCTTATTCCAACGATCATTTTGATTGTCCTCTTGCTTAGTGCTCGTTTGACCAGAAAGGGTTATGAGGTTGAGAATTATCTGGATGGCTTTCGTTTGTTTTTGTCAGTTACCAATAAGGAGCGTTTTGATTTTCATAATGCCCCAGAAAAAAGCCCTGAATTATTTATGAAATATTTACCGTACGCGGTGGCCCTCGGAGTTGAAAAGAAGTGGTCTAAGGTTTTTGAGGGAATTACCATTCCTCAGCCGGATTGGTATGAAGGTGATCATATTGGCACTTTTTCTGCTACTGAACTCACGAGTGACATCGCTGCTTTTTCCAGTGCTTTTACTGCCAACACCAGTTCTGGTACCTCAGGTTCATCGGGGGGTGGTTTTTCAGGTGGCGGAGGTGGTGGCGGCGGAGGTGGTAGTTGGTAG
- a CDS encoding HAD family phosphatase: MQGQGIKLICLDLDSTLIPDNSWFKLNLAFGITAKEDEEMFKAYISGQLEYSAWLDKLAALYKERGLANADLAKKVLLDYELKPEIKEVMGYLRDRSYKLVIISGSFLMLTRAVAGELGIDRYEANTELQFSENGDFIDIKSGGEEKFAKVRYLEAVCSELGITLTECACIGDGRNDAEIFKKTGHGIVFEGHDFEGQVWKTIKNWSDLKSIF, from the coding sequence ATGCAAGGTCAAGGTATCAAATTAATCTGTCTAGATTTAGATAGTACTCTAATTCCAGATAATAGTTGGTTTAAACTAAACTTGGCTTTTGGTATTACAGCTAAGGAGGATGAGGAAATGTTCAAAGCCTATATTTCTGGACAGTTGGAATATAGTGCTTGGTTAGACAAACTGGCGGCTTTGTATAAAGAAAGAGGTTTAGCTAACGCAGATTTGGCTAAAAAAGTGTTGTTAGATTATGAGCTGAAACCGGAAATTAAGGAAGTAATGGGCTATTTACGTGACCGAAGCTATAAGCTGGTAATTATATCTGGGTCTTTTTTGATGTTAACCAGGGCAGTGGCGGGTGAACTCGGTATTGATAGGTATGAAGCTAATACTGAATTACAGTTTTCTGAGAACGGTGATTTTATTGATATTAAGTCAGGGGGTGAGGAAAAATTTGCTAAGGTCAGGTATTTAGAAGCGGTATGTTCCGAATTAGGCATTACTTTAACAGAGTGTGCATGTATTGGTGACGGCCGCAATGATGCTGAGATATTTAAAAAAACCGGACACGGTATAGTTTTTGAGGGTCATGATTTTGAAGGTCAAGTTTGGAAAACAATAAAGAATTGGTCAGATCTTAAAAGTATATTTTAG